From the genome of Vitis riparia cultivar Riparia Gloire de Montpellier isolate 1030 chromosome 2, EGFV_Vit.rip_1.0, whole genome shotgun sequence:
atatttttaaatatttttatttatataaaaatttaaaaacttatttttctttgatattttttcccttcctttttttataaaatcaaacataacctttaaattttttttaatcagatgCAAAtgcaattatttaatttataatttaaaaaaaaataaaaaatactataaaatataattagttgAGAAATTAGAAGATTATTTGATGCGgggtatatatataaaagaattttttttaataattataaaaaaaatcaatttctagatttttaaattttctaaaatatctaattaaaaaatacattaaaaaattagagaagaCTTTCAACATTATTAAAATGGCTCTTGAACCTTAAAATTACGGGTTAAAGTTAATCGAGCACTCTAGCTCATTGACATGTGGATTACGTCTTGCGAAGAATAACCCCACAAATCTAGTATTATTTTCCTTCACGTAAATTATAGTAATGCTTTGGGAAGGCTGACTTAGGCCGTACGGAATGATTTGGCCAGCATGACAACACAGGGGAGAAGGATCTGCTCCATCCTccaaatcatataattttattttttaattttttaattttttaattttcagatTAAATTCTTTaagtataaaacaaaaaaaatattattattaaattaaaaatcaatcttGCCCAACAAAAAGGCGCAAATCAAGAGGAAGGTGGTTGGGAGCTGGGAATTGCAAGGATTAttgtgagaaaataaaaaattggagaagCAGTATTTGATTTGGCGATTTGGAGACACGAAACTTCCACCGACTTTCCTGAGCCCCTGGTTGGGTTGTACAAAACAAAGGGCAACTCCCCCACAGCATAATCAATTGCGGGCGAATCCGAGTCAGTGAGCTTCggtttaaaatagaataaattgcATAATCATGTTTTCGTAGAATTTAATCTAGATTTTAGGtgcatattttcaatggttagGACTCATTTAGATGCATTTCCTATTTCTCAATTTCaaacacaaatattttttttaaaaaaaaattaatttattaaacctaaccttttaaataatttttaaaaattattatcttaaaaataattttttaagtgttccaatatttaaaatttaattttttgtttttaaaaataaaaatatataaccaAGAGCTTAATttacattctttttatttttatttaaaaaaaaaactcgagaccttaattttaaatttctaaatttctaaatgttcaaaattcctttatttttttcctttcaaaccttaggcaaaaataaataaatatataaaattctgAGATCATCCATGTAACCTCCTGCATTTATATTTTGCTTGCAAAGATAACTGGGCGCACATATAGCTGGGCCCGTTTTGTGTTTTAATCCCATCTTTACACCTTTCTGActtttccaaattaaaaattttaacatttatatAAGGGTTagatgattttcttatattttattcaatttttctatATCTTATAAAACTAAATAAGAGAATCGACTgtccttcctttttttcctttttcttttttttcttcttacttATATCCTCTCTCCTACTTTATCTGATCCAATAAATTTGGTGTCAGAAGAACACACTTACCACAGTTGGTGTAATCCGTCACACATGACATGACACAGACCACGTCACCTTCAGCATCAGCTCTACCAAACGACAGAGCTTCCTCAAAGATCACAGCAGGTTTCAGCCTAAACACTAAAACCAGGAAGAGATGAGGGgtttgaaaacaaaaacctgATCTTCTAGGAAAGGTCTTCAATGGAATTGGCAGAGCAGAAACCCGAACCCCAGCAGCTGCAGACACACAAACAAGAAGATTGGACGATCCGAGAAATCCCGTTTATTGGGAATTGAAGACCGAATTTTGATACTCGAAACAGAAAACATCAGAAGGGGGCAATGAAGAGCAAAAGACAAGTTAATATGATAAAGAAGGCAagattttcaaataagaaaGGCAGTTAAAAAGGCTCATGGAAATAAAAATTGTCTCAATGTGTACTTTCAGGAGAATGATGTATCCGGCTTAAATTTACTGAACCAGACTCAATCAACTCCGGCATCACTGACTCACAACCCTCAGAAGGCCTATCTGAAAAAAACAAGGGATCAGACTTGGTGTCAACTAACTTCTCGTCAATGGTATCCACCGTGTCAGTAGCAGCTTGGTTTTCAACTGGACCCTTGGATGTTTCCTGATTGATTTCTGGGTCTACCTCCATTTTTGAGGTGATTGGAGCTGAAGTTGGAAGAGTCTCATCAAATATCTCAGGATCCACCTCCATTTTCACCTTGTCTGGAGAGGGAACTGGCTCCTCTAGCATCTCCAGACTGTCAGCTGCTGCAACTGGTTCGTTCACCTTTTCATTAGGGGATTCAAGGGGCACTTCAAGCTTCTGAGAGGGAATCGACATCTCCACTTTCTCCTGATCAGAGCTTGCTATAACCTCTACCTGTTGCTGGTCACAAGTTGAAACCTGCACCACTAGCTTATCTTCCTCTGGAGATGGGATTGGCATCACCACCTTGTCCTGATCCGAGGTAGGAATGTACTTAGTGTCCTCTGCATTAGTAGATGGAATTTCATCTCCATTTGGCACTGAGGGTAGAAGGATAGTTCTCGTCTCTTCTCTCTGCTTCTTGTAAAGAGACATGGCTCTCTGTATGGATAATATTAAGTATGAACTCATTAATTGATAAGAgatgaataataataaggaaagcATCAAATTTTCATGACTACAAAGAAATAACCCTAGTAAGGAAAAGAATACTCAACAcccaagagaaaaaaatcagAAATTGCAGAGCAAAGTGAACAAGATATCCAGAATTGACTTCCTaggaaaataacattttctGGACATTGTTAACTTTAGACCTAGAAAAATTAAGAACTTCCTATATAGCTACAAACTTTTAGACTTCTTAACCAGCAATGCGAAAGGAAAAACATGAATCTTACAAATGATATTGGATAAAACAATGTTTTTTAGGACATTGTTAAGGATCATTGGATGTAAACTTATAAGCATACTTAAGAAGCTAGGACTATCACGTCACAAGAATGCACTTTAACCACTCTTGATAGGCCCTAGAAAGAACCTTACAGTCAGGAATACTAGGGAATCTAGGAGCACCTCATGAACATTGCATCAACCAAGACTATCACACTTAACAAAGAGGAGGATGCAGAATACATTTCCATGGTTAGAACTTGGTAAACCCACAAGTAATGATAGGGCAGAGATGATGTAAGGATAACTACATGGATATGAGCAAATGCGGCAATGGAATTTTCTGCATTGTTATCTATACAGGGCGGGAAGTATTTGATACATGAATTAGTGCATATGCCTCCTGACATGCATATTACCTGAAAAACAGAATCATTTATGGCAGCAAAAAGTGAAGTGCTTGACTTTCCATTCGAAATCTTTATTTTCGCTTCAATAACCTCCTGCCATACAAGATGGAAAATTACTATTAAAGCTGAAAATTTGATATGAGAGTAAGATACATTAAAATCATCAAATGCTTATACCTCTGCATATAAAACCTTGGAAGCATCTTCATCAACAGCCTTGCTTTGTTCTTTGTCCATCAAGCTCGTGCACTGATTATATAATTCAGGATAAGTAAGATCTGCTGACACATCAAGCTTTGAAAGATAAACATGCCAAAGATGGTGGTTGTCTTTTGATGTCTCGGGATTATTGGGTTTTTTCTCAGGGATGGTTTCTGGAGCTTTAGATCTCTCCTTTTCTTTGATAGTGTTCAACTGAATAGTTTCAATGTTTGCCACCTGAAGATCAGGTTGGTTCTGTTCATACCCAAATTGCTGCTGACCAGACCGACCAGCCCAAGCGTCATCTGCTGGTGTACGCATGGAATTATCATCTTTATGGGGGGCAGAAGGCAACTCCATGCTCACACCATCATTTTGCCCCTTCCACATGTCTCCACTGGTCTCCCACCCACGACCACTTGCCAAGTTTCTATTATGGTCCCAATCTAGTCTCCCATACATGTGGGATTCATCCCCATAGATACCATTACTTGGATCCCACCCATGTAAGGAAGGAGGGCAAGAGTCATCCACTGGATTTCTCCACCCAAATGGACGCCCATGGCTAGGAAACCTATCAGCATCAGCAATATGGTAAGGAACCCCAGCATGGTTTAATTCCATTGAAGGTCTAACACCAAACATAGGTGGAGCTGGAAACTGCTGCATCATGGGATGGAAACCAACAGGATGTGGACCGTGTTGGAAAGGAATAAATCCATTAGCTACTGGGGAAGGCCAGTTTGGAACACCTTTCCAAGAATTAACTTGCATTCTTCCCATGTTAGTGTCACCAGCACGCTTATAACGATTATTAGACTTACTTCTATCTTCTTCCAAAGGGCCAGCAGAGCTGTCAACTCCAGTTCTGAAGGGAGGTGGAGGAAGACTCTTGGAATTGCCAGGCAAGTGAATACTTTTGGCATAAGGAGAAGAAACAGAGAAATTGTCTCCATCTGCTTGGGGAAGATCATCTCCTAAAAGTGTCTCCATAGGGAACTGGCCACTTGCTTTGCCTTCGACACCAGAATAATCCTTTGCATCCTTGGACCCACTGCT
Proteins encoded in this window:
- the LOC117931343 gene encoding uncharacterized protein LOC117931343 — protein: MPRSSRHKSHKQSKHSSRDVRERSDSEEDVKTKNGREEGSVRVSKDSSSGEKRKLASQLRDGKDLSGHGNGDASEEYVSSKRRKDRVDVAGSDRWDGGDERADGSAVDKGMKRESSRMDSEKGSKSKVSIDSKSKSSRRHESERKEDNVGLVAEKEESKSGKVEAKRKGEKDSSQKEASQYKDAKEKEKERGSEKDRKVQDSKRDSETRVRDSEVKRKRESESVDVGVERPVKKGTENTEWPLQDELRNPELEKELEKRIRRRDGSSDKDKYQDLRESDDRRMSSRGEHAKDVRYKDERLKDGSYGDKYREDVDRENRHRDGKQREDADKDKRHRDEKYRDEYTSRDRTTDKSDTKRLRDENHAAEIRRRKSRTQSNNHDGSPIYDDRSTRYKDDKGKRRSDDKEDHSDMRPRSTKEQRTDVEKKSTSGAKIDSGTDRGRSHSRHGDVDSTFGHNRRRSSPSSSSHVAKEQYRHLKHEESRYQDSVPEERVRHSGAPEKVSVSRSMEKAIQKDDSRVLSAERRPNSDAQTSPLQMTEKSPSSTSIDRRRVNRADVRQSLDVEESGPSSGSKDAKDYSGVEGKASGQFPMETLLGDDLPQADGDNFSVSSPYAKSIHLPGNSKSLPPPPFRTGVDSSAGPLEEDRSKSNNRYKRAGDTNMGRMQVNSWKGVPNWPSPVANGFIPFQHGPHPVGFHPMMQQFPAPPMFGVRPSMELNHAGVPYHIADADRFPSHGRPFGWRNPVDDSCPPSLHGWDPSNGIYGDESHMYGRLDWDHNRNLASGRGWETSGDMWKGQNDGVSMELPSAPHKDDNSMRTPADDAWAGRSGQQQFGYEQNQPDLQVANIETIQLNTIKEKERSKAPETIPEKKPNNPETSKDNHHLWHVYLSKLDVSADLTYPELYNQCTSLMDKEQSKAVDEDASKVLYAEEVIEAKIKISNGKSSTSLFAAINDSVFQRAMSLYKKQREETRTILLPSVPNGDEIPSTNAEDTKYIPTSDQDKVVMPIPSPEEDKLVVQVSTCDQQQVEVIASSDQEKVEMSIPSQKLEVPLESPNEKVNEPVAAADSLEMLEEPVPSPDKVKMEVDPEIFDETLPTSAPITSKMEVDPEINQETSKGPVENQAATDTVDTIDEKLVDTKSDPLFFSDRPSEGCESVMPELIESGSVNLSRIHHSPESTH